A single window of Bacteroidota bacterium DNA harbors:
- a CDS encoding T9SS type A sorting domain-containing protein has translation MKKLNQTRNFILIMLLIAFSFSGFTKTYTSAKSGSWSKTNTWVNNQRPPTSLGSNDVVNINHAVTMSSNVSCYGDIIINQNGALNSTSKYLWMRGLSELKVYGSIYVANIYLYNRCTLISTGVVQTKYDLYVQGNVTATFNDLCEVGDDLLIYAIMKYSSTGAHIIFNDELYVHDDFLMSWKSDVKFKDDVYINDDIIYIDGTASFEGNTYVGGKCNEIYYSDGVVISGTLQVIEDFTINHATVTVSNTGSIICNKNLICKGSYADFTNNGTVTVADDYVFSAGEFTNNGTFTVNSDVDNKDDLVNGSSGVFTCNGEFKNDGSITNAGIINIDEFDNNDPVTNNNTINVFETFDNDGTCTNNSNGKIVLKSTSTGSATLIDGGTIKGSGNCVIELFLSGDNWHYVSIPIESASSNVFWGGAIYSFNEATETWTAHSNDESLDVTKGYDVYFKDDKTIEFIGKFRNSDQTISTKKTGSSKGYNLIVNPYPSAIDWKKSNGWNKSNIADGVYIWDPATQNITSYVNGVGNNKGSRYIAPMQGYFVKCTGSSGNVKAKNNSRKHKGNGKFRSDEVETNDELLKLTVHADNGFADETVIRFNRNSSIKFDGDFDADKMWSTNIAVPQIYTKSSDFTDLSINSIPEVKKEVSIPLYMKARVSGNNSIELDLRNTIDICDVYLEDVKLKTFHNMLTGPYAFSSDVQDEDFRFIIHFAKQSAVTADTTKITLDVVNNEEDQSFKAYSSAGAIVIEQDSRLEKESTVRIYNMVGKVVKKLKTKESYNRIELNAAAAFYTVQINNGKLSYTQKLLVN, from the coding sequence ATGAAAAAACTTAACCAAACACGAAATTTTATTTTAATTATGCTGCTAATAGCATTTAGCTTTAGCGGTTTTACAAAAACCTACACCTCTGCAAAAAGTGGTAGTTGGTCAAAAACCAATACCTGGGTTAATAACCAACGCCCTCCAACATCTTTGGGCTCAAATGATGTCGTGAACATTAATCACGCTGTCACCATGAGTTCTAATGTCAGTTGTTATGGAGATATCATTATTAATCAGAATGGAGCATTAAACAGTACAAGTAAGTATTTATGGATGCGTGGACTGAGTGAACTGAAAGTTTATGGAAGTATTTATGTAGCCAACATTTATTTGTATAATAGGTGTACTCTAATTAGTACAGGCGTAGTACAAACTAAATATGACCTGTATGTTCAGGGAAATGTGACAGCCACTTTCAATGATTTGTGTGAAGTTGGTGACGATCTTTTGATTTATGCTATCATGAAATATAGCTCAACTGGTGCACACATAATATTTAATGATGAATTATATGTTCATGATGATTTCCTGATGAGTTGGAAATCGGATGTAAAGTTCAAGGACGATGTATACATCAATGACGACATTATTTACATTGATGGAACAGCCAGCTTTGAAGGAAATACCTATGTTGGTGGTAAATGCAATGAAATCTATTATTCCGATGGAGTTGTCATTTCCGGTACATTGCAAGTAATTGAAGACTTTACTATTAATCATGCTACAGTTACTGTAAGCAACACAGGTAGTATAATATGCAATAAAAACTTGATTTGTAAAGGATCATATGCTGATTTTACAAATAACGGAACAGTAACAGTTGCAGATGATTATGTATTTTCTGCAGGTGAATTTACAAATAACGGAACCTTTACCGTAAACTCAGATGTTGACAATAAGGATGATCTGGTCAATGGAAGTAGTGGAGTATTTACTTGCAATGGAGAATTTAAAAACGATGGTAGTATTACCAATGCAGGTATTATTAATATCGATGAATTTGATAACAACGATCCTGTAACCAATAATAATACGATCAATGTTTTCGAAACATTTGATAATGATGGAACTTGCACCAATAACAGCAATGGAAAAATTGTTTTGAAATCAACATCAACAGGAAGTGCAACACTAATTGATGGAGGAACCATTAAAGGCAGTGGTAATTGTGTAATCGAACTATTTTTAAGTGGTGATAACTGGCATTATGTATCCATTCCTATCGAAAGTGCTTCCAGTAATGTATTCTGGGGTGGTGCTATCTATTCATTTAATGAAGCAACCGAAACCTGGACTGCACATTCTAATGACGAGTCATTGGATGTAACAAAAGGATATGATGTTTATTTCAAGGATGATAAAACCATTGAATTTATTGGAAAATTCAGAAATTCAGATCAAACCATATCTACAAAGAAAACTGGATCCAGTAAAGGTTATAATTTAATTGTTAATCCATATCCATCAGCCATTGACTGGAAAAAATCCAATGGCTGGAATAAAAGTAATATCGCGGATGGTGTATATATTTGGGATCCGGCAACCCAAAATATTACTTCCTATGTGAATGGAGTAGGTAATAATAAAGGAAGCAGATACATAGCTCCAATGCAAGGCTATTTTGTTAAATGTACTGGTTCGTCAGGAAATGTTAAAGCTAAAAACAATTCCCGTAAACATAAAGGAAATGGAAAGTTTAGAAGTGACGAAGTGGAAACAAATGACGAATTATTAAAGTTAACAGTTCATGCTGACAATGGATTTGCAGATGAAACCGTCATTCGTTTTAACCGCAATTCAAGCATTAAGTTTGATGGAGATTTTGATGCTGACAAAATGTGGAGTACCAATATTGCCGTTCCACAGATTTATACAAAATCGTCTGATTTCACAGATCTTTCTATCAACTCAATTCCAGAAGTTAAGAAAGAAGTTTCCATTCCCCTATATATGAAAGCAAGAGTAAGCGGAAACAATTCAATAGAGTTGGATTTGCGTAATACAATAGACATTTGCGATGTATATTTGGAAGATGTGAAACTCAAAACTTTCCACAATATGCTTACCGGACCTTATGCATTTAGTTCAGATGTCCAGGATGAAGATTTCCGATTCATTATACATTTTGCAAAACAATCAGCCGTTACTGCCGATACAACTAAAATAACGCTGGATGTTGTAAATAATGAAGAAGATCAATCATTTAAAGCATATTCATCTGCCGGTGCTATCGTTATTGAACAAGATAGTAGACTTGAGAAAGAAAGCACGGTAAGAATTTACAATATGGTTGGTAAAGTTGTTAAAAAACTTAAAACCAAAGAATCATATAATAGAATTGAACTTAATGCAGCTGCTGCATTCTATACAGTTCAAATCAATAATGGCAAACTGAGCTATACACAGAAATTACTTGTGAATTAG